GCTCACAATGCCGACTTCGTTGACGGCTTTACTGTCTATTTCATCAAAAGTTGTTATAATCTTTGAGTAAGTTTCAAAACCTCTGGATGCCTCGATCATCTTAACCATCTCTTCCACAGGGTTAACGTTACTCCCCTCCAGATAGCCTGTCATAAGCCCGGGGTTTTCTGCAACATCCGGCAGTGCGTCCACAGCGACATAAAGGTTTCTGCCTGTTTTCTGCAAGGCCGACAAATCTTCAAACTGAGCAATCTCGATGTTATTAACAAGAGCGCCTTCAAGAAGCATCTCCCCCTCTTCATTAACAATTGCTCCTTCGACCATCTGCACAGGTTGAAGAGAGTCCATATTGCTCACAACCTTAAACCCGTCTTTAGTCGTAAGCTCACCCTGCTCATTTAATATAAAAGAACCGTCACGGGTAAACCTCACTCCATATGGGGTATCCACTGCGAAAAAGGCATTGGGATTAGTGAGCGCCATATCCATGCTGTTGCCAGTCTCTTTCAGGTAGCCCTGCTGGAAATTGACTTTTATATCATCCAGCCGGACGGTGGAATTGATCATTTTGTTATAATCACTGTTTCGTATGATATCATCAGGTGTTTCAGAAGCATTTGCGATATATTCGGAAAACACTCCAACCTCTTTCTTATGCCCCACGGTGTTTAGGTTTGCCAGATTTGATGAAATAATGTCCATCCGCCTCTGCTGCATAGCCATACCGCTTGTGGCAGTGTATAACCCGTTGATCATTTATCCGTCTCCTTTGCAACTTTTCTGTCTTCAACTTTCTTTTCAACCATTGCCAGAAGCGAAGTCGGGTCTCCGTGTACATTCGGGAGCCCTTCCGCCATTATCTTTGTCATGCCTTTCATCGTAAGTTTTCTTACAGGCTTTGCTTTTTTAGTAGGAAAATACCAGAAATTTCTGTCTGATTTGCTTTCAACCCGTATAGACGCCAGATAAACCGGATAATCGAATTTATCAACAATGCTGAATGTTATTTGCGAGTAATTGGTTCCGTATGATTTATCAAGAGACTCTCTTATGGTTGAAACAACTATATACTCTGCATCTTCCGGATCTGAAACTGGAACACCGTATTTTGCCATAGTAAGGTAATTCCTGATCATCCTGCCGAATTCTTCGTTATATTCGAATGTTTCGCCATCACTTACCTTCGGAGGTATCACATAAAAAAAACTCCCGGGAGTAAGCTTGCTCACGACCTGAGAGTCAAATGAAATTACTTTTTCTTTGGTTTTATCGATAATAAGCGAAGACGCATTAGAATTAAGCTCTATTGCGATAAGCATATACGTATATCCATAGGACGGCTTGAGTATTTTTGTAAGAGACTGCTGAGCCATAAGCACTTTATCATCAACAAAAGTTTCAACCTTCCTAGGAGTGCTTGTATGAGCGAGACCGTTAACTGCTTTATCAACACAACCTGCAAAAAATATTGAAAGTATTAAAACCGGAAATAATTTCTTCATAATTCGCTCCTGCCCTTTACAAAGCAACCTTTATGCCAAAAAGCAGAAAAATACAGCACAACTGAGCCATCCCCCCCTCTGGGCAAGCATTCTGCGGCATCCCGTCTTTGATCGTTTATTCCCTGCACCAGACATAATACACACGACGCCCCGTAAATATTTATTTTCACAAAATAACCACTTGCAAATGATTCGCATTTATTTATTATACCGCTTATGGATAAATGCAGTACAACGGAGCTTTTAAAGGCTACTAAAACCAAGATGACAGATGCGAGGAGCAAAATCCTCAATATACTTCTGGAGAGCGAAACCCCGCTAACAGCAAATGAATTGCACATAGCTGTTTCTGACAGCTCATCTATAGACCTTGCGACAGTTTACAGAGCACTTAAGGTCTTCGTGGAAAAGGGACTTGCCCGTGCACTCCATATCGACGGTGAGACCATCTATTATGAAAAGGCCTGTGAGCACAACCCTCTTCACGCACACTTCCACTGCGAAGTATGCGGAGCTGTCGAGTGCCTGAACCCTTTCGGTTTTGATGAAAGTTCCGCCTTCATGAAAATGGCAAAAGATAAAGAAATATCAAGCGTTGAGCTTGTAATCAAAGGGAGATGCAGCAAATGCGTATAATAGTATTATTCATGGCAGTTATTATCACAGCAATTCCGGCGTTCGCAGTAACAAATGTGTATGTGAGCATACTGCCTCAGAAAACATTCGTAGAAAAAATAGGGAAAGACAAAGTTAACGTAAACGTTATGGTCAAACCCGGTGCAAGCCCGGCGACATATGAGCCGAAACCAAAGCAGATGGCGGCTCTTTCAAAAACAGAGATATACTTCTCCATAGGTGCCCCTTTCGAGAGGGCATGGCTTCCTAAATTCAGCAAACTCAGCCCTAAGATGGAGATTACAGCAACAGACGCAGGAATAAAAAAGCGTTCGGTAGAAAAACATGTACACCACGGTGAGGAAGGCGAAGAGCACCACGATGAACATGGAGAGACTCATGAAGAGGGAGAGCATCACAACCAC
This window of the Denitrovibrio acetiphilus DSM 12809 genome carries:
- a CDS encoding Fur family transcriptional regulator, with protein sequence MDKCSTTELLKATKTKMTDARSKILNILLESETPLTANELHIAVSDSSSIDLATVYRALKVFVEKGLARALHIDGETIYYEKACEHNPLHAHFHCEVCGAVECLNPFGFDESSAFMKMAKDKEISSVELVIKGRCSKCV
- a CDS encoding flagellar hook-basal body protein: MINGLYTATSGMAMQQRRMDIISSNLANLNTVGHKKEVGVFSEYIANASETPDDIIRNSDYNKMINSTVRLDDIKVNFQQGYLKETGNSMDMALTNPNAFFAVDTPYGVRFTRDGSFILNEQGELTTKDGFKVVSNMDSLQPVQMVEGAIVNEEGEMLLEGALVNNIEIAQFEDLSALQKTGRNLYVAVDALPDVAENPGLMTGYLEGSNVNPVEEMVKMIEASRGFETYSKIITTFDEIDSKAVNEVGIVS